One stretch of Kluyveromyces marxianus DMKU3-1042 DNA, complete genome, chromosome 8 DNA includes these proteins:
- the RPS7A gene encoding 40S ribosomal protein eS7 has product MSQAKILSQAPTELELQVAQAFIDLENNSPELKADLRALQFKSIREIDVAGGKKALAIFVPVPSLAAYHKVQIKLTRELEKKFQDRHVIFLAERRILPKPSRKSRQTQKRPRSRTLTAVHDKILEDLVFPTEIVGKRVRYLVGGNKIQKILLNSKDVQHIDNKLESFQAVYNKLTGKQIVFEIPSETH; this is encoded by the exons ATGTCCCAAGCCAAGATTTTGTCCCAAGCTCCAACTGAATTGGAATTGCAAGTTGCTCAAGCTTTCATTGACTTGGAAAACAACTCTCCAGAATTGAAGGCTGATTTGAGAGCTTTGCAATTCAAGTCCATCAGAGAA ATCGATGTCGCTGGTGGTAAGAAGGCCTTGGCTATCTTCGTTCCAGTCCCATCTTTGGCTGCCTACCACAAGGTCCAAATCAAGTTGACCAgagaattggaaaagaagttcCAAGACCGTCacgtcatcttcttggctgaaagaagaatcttgCCAAAGCCATCCAGAAAATCCAGACAAACTCAAAAGAGACCAAGATCCAGAACTTTGACTGCTGTCCACGACAAGATCTTGGAAGACTTGGTTTTCCCAACTGAAATTGTTGGTAAGAGAGTCAGATACTTGGTTGGTGGTAACAAGATCCAAAAGATCTTGTTGAACTCCAAGGACGTCCAACACATCGACAACAAGTTGGAATCTTTCCAAGCCGTCTACAACAAGTTGACCGGTAAGCAAATTGTCTTTGAAATCCCAAGTGAAACCCACTAA
- the NUP1 gene encoding FG-nucleoporin NUP1 produces MSVGISEKQKPKRSISSTLVSLFSKHSEDDGGSQFNKDDSRDDPGEVSDSGSVVIKGKKRRLGAYDNLVWNDEELDNNSSSMNLANLDDDREADKRPSIFLYEGDSSGYDLRPPVLTIEPKQRLRLLRMQQLRRARQYPLLQRHLLSLDYNYSYDHDHDHDHGLLTDGKPAASGRKHQLKSTTAASTSLKKNSAVKKSKTKRWKGDFQYDLSEYDILKNNVKAKQSSAATAGNMDSPKLSRALLKQSSSLKKPSSSASDQSETSVGSTLTGIQSKLLQGKSLFKENESNKKESAAAAAAAAAPLSLKPLVKESISEKKPLFVNAPSIGFDFVTSDTNSPDATDTPTKPAASRAFTFGGKPDTNTGANKLAPAQVSKRGDDDNDNDDIEELPRKKRELGTSEDNEVGSKTAASASAVAAPKPFSFGNPIAAKPSDTPKFSFGGASSNTSKPDPVVPSFSFGATKSSKDESKKELPTLFSKPSDDSSSKDKSVPISGLVSTADKTENNSVGKTNSLFKFGAKTNSTKPDETTKQIPSFTFGKAKESTDEPQVGNTAEISKTPKPLFQFGSTTSNDNEKQKDVVNKEVAVPTFSFGKTNENNKTESANTTNPSAEDQAKPAFSFGKPSSEATKATTPTFSFGKEAGAETKATSGSDPSAIKPAFSFGSTTSQATQPSKPAFSFGSAPAATGANDQAKEKTPTFSFGGTATKKIETVTDNNATKPSFTFGTSAPTANGTNNTSTQGTPSFSFGASSANKPAETAATSKPSFSFGSTTVNDDKQNTAKPPVFGSQTQNEQKTSGGFKFDLSGLKNDNKQSSPTPFSDGSNVASAAGSNGSAGGFSFGNNTLQPTGQNNISAPQPSQSAFNFSAQQTQKPFAFGGSGPSTTNNSPAFGASSNQPNVPFTFGGSSASSTPQIQSLGSAGFPNPGPSAVPPTQSFNPSNVVNFNFAGQQPQNPSTIFGSPAPQGNSPSMFSSGPQNPASIFNSQPAGTPQGNPQFPPQRKIAMPSRRRRRA; encoded by the coding sequence ATGTCGGTGGGGATTTCTGAGAAACAGAAGCCGAAAAGGTCGATTTCATCGACGCTAGTATCGTTGTTTAGCAAACATTCAGAAGACGATGGCGGTTCCCAATTCAATAAGGATGACTCGCGTGACGACCCGGGAGAAGTAAGCGATTCCGGTTCTGTGGTGATTAAAGGCAAAAAACGTCGGCTAGGTGCGTACGATAATCTTGTGTGGAATGACGAAGAATTGGATAATAATTCATCGTCTATGAACCTGGCTAATCTCGACGACGATCGTGAAGCGGACAAGAGACCCAGCATCTTTTTGTACGAGGGAGACTCCTCGGGATACGACTTGCGTCCTCCAGTGTTAACGATAGAACCGAAGCAGCGGTTGAGATTGCTAAGAATGCAGCAGTTACGTCGTGCTAGACAGTACCCGCTACTGCAAAGGCATTTGCTATCGCTAGACTACAACTATAGCTATGACCATGACCATGACCATGACCATGGGCTGCTTACAGATGGAAAGCCTGCTGCAAGTGGCAGAAAGCACCAGTTGAAAAGCACAACCGCTGCTAGCACgagcttgaagaagaattcagCAGTCAAGAAAAGTAAGACGAAGAGATGGAAGGGCGACTTCCAATACGATTTATCTGAATATGATATACTGAAAAACAATGTCAAAGCGAAACAGTCGTCTGCAGCAACGGCTGGGAATATGGACTCTCCCAAATTGTCCCGTGCTCTTCTAAAACAGAGCTCCTCGTTGAAGaaaccatcatcatctgcaTCTGATCAATCGGAAACATCCGTAGGATCTACATTGACGGGAATTCAAAGTAAACTGTTACAAGGCAAGTCgcttttcaaagaaaacgaaTCCAATAAAAAGGAGTCCGCCGCAGCCGCAGCCGCAGCCGCAGCGCCACTATCACTAAAACCATTGGTGAAGGAGAGCATatcagagaagaaaccGTTGTTTGTCAATGCTCCAAGCATAGGGTTCGACTTTGTTACCAGTGATACAAATTCCCCCGACGCTACTGACACCCCTACAAAACCTGCTGCATCGAGAGCTTTTACATTTGGAGGCAAACCAGATACTAATACAGGTGCCAATAAGCTAGCCCCTGCCCAAGTATCCAAGCGcggtgatgatgataatgataatgatgatattgaagagctcccaaggaaaaaaagagagttGGGTACTTCGGAAGACAACGAAGTTGGATCCAAGACTgcagcatcagcatcagcTGTTGCTGCTCCGAAGCCATTCTCATTCGGAAACCCTATCGCCGCAAAACCTTCAGATACTCCgaaattctcttttggaGGTGCTTCATCTAACACTTCTAAACCGGACCCAGTTGTACCATCCTTCTCTTTCGGTGCAACAAAAAGCTCAAAGGATGAGAGCAAAAAGGAATTACcaactttgttttcaaaaccCTCTGACGACTCCTCATCGAAAGACAAATCTGTGCCAATCTCTGGTCTTGTATCAACAGCCGATAAAACTGAAAACAATTCTGTGGGTAAAACAAATAGTCTTTTCAAGTTTGGTGCCAAAACTAACTCTACAAAACCAGATGAGACAACGAAACAAATACCATCATTCACTTTCGGCAAAGCTAAAGAGTCTACTGATGAACCACAAGTAGGAAACACAGCAGAGATTAGTAAGACACCAAAACCCTTGTTCCAATTTGGTTCAACTACTAGTAATGACAATGAGAAACAGAAAGATGTTGTAAATAAAGAAGTGGCGGTACCGACATTCAGTTTTGGGAAAACtaatgaaaacaacaaaacgGAGTCTGCCAATACTACCAATCCTTCTGCAGAAGATCAAGCTAAACCAGCATTTTCCTTTGGaaaaccttcttctgaAGCCACAAAAGCAACAACACCAACCTTTTCCTTTGGGAAGGAAGCTGGGGCTGAAACCAAAGCCACTTCTGGTTCCGATCCTAGCGCAATAAAACCTGCATTCTCTTTTGGTTCTACTACATCACAAGCCACACAACCATCAAAGCCAGCATTTTCTTTCGGAAGTGCGCCTGCTGCCACTGGTGCAAATGATCAAGCAAAGGAGAAAACACCTACTTTCTCATTTGGAGGAACTGCCACGAAGAAGATCGAAACAGTAACTGATAACAATGCTACGAAGCCCAGCTTCACATTCGGTACAAGTGCACCAACTGCGAACGGTACAAACAATACAAGCACTCAGGGAACTCCCTCATTCTCCTTTGGGGCCTCTAGCGCTAATAAACCAGCAGAAACAGCTGCTACGTCAAAACCGTCATTTTCGTTTGGAAGTACAACAGTGAATGATGACAAGCAGAATACTGCAAAACCTCCAGTATTTGGATCTCAAACACAAAATGAACAGAAAACATCGGGAGGGTTTAAGTTCGATTTGAGCGGGTTGAAAAATGACAATAAGCAGAGTTCCCCAACTCCATTTTCCGATGGTTCAAATGTTGCGTCTGCAGCAGGCAGTAATGGATCGGCCGGGGGATTTTCATTTGGCAACAATACCCTCCAGCCAACAGGCCAAAACAATATAAGTGCACCGCAACCATCTCAAAGCGCTTTCAACTTTTCTGCCCAACAGACCCAAAAACCATTTGCATTTGGAGGAAGCGGCCCTAGCACCACCAACAATTCCCCTGCGTTCGGTGCTAGTTCAAACCAGCCTAATGTGCCATTCACATTTGGCGGCAGCTCTGCTTCATCAACACCACAAATCCAATCTCTTGGTAGCGCTGGTTTCCCAAATCCAGGTCCAAGTGCAGTTCCACCCACACAATCTTTCAATCCATCAAATGTGGTAAACTTCAACTTTGCTGGCCAGCAACCTCAAAACCCTTCAACAATTTTTGGATCACCCGCTCCACAAGGCAATTCACCTTCGATGTTCTCCTCTGGCCCTCAAAACCCAGCATCGATTTTCAACTCGCAACCTGCAGGTACCCCTCAAGGGAACCCTCAATTCCCTCCCCAAAGAAAGATCGCTATGCctagtagaagaagaaggagggCGTAA